In the Flavobacterium pallidum genome, one interval contains:
- a CDS encoding ParB/RepB/Spo0J family partition protein has product MTKAIKKQALGRGLSALLKDPDNDIKSVDDKNADKVVGNIIELELDAIEINPFQPRSNFNEESLQELATSIKELGVIQPITVRKLDFNKYQLISGERRLRASKIAGLAVVPAYIRIANDNESLVMALVENIQRHDLDPIEIALSYQRLIDEIQLTQEQMSDRVGKKRSTIANYLRLLKLDPIIQTGIRDGFISMGHGRAIINIEDLDVQTDIYQKIVSQNLSVRETEALVKSYQESLKPKPAAKAKGAAFAIADEQQKTINNYFGTKAEVKMAGNGKGKITIPFHSEEDFNRILKLLHN; this is encoded by the coding sequence ATGACCAAAGCGATAAAAAAACAGGCATTAGGAAGGGGATTATCGGCATTGCTTAAGGATCCTGATAATGATATTAAATCGGTTGACGATAAAAATGCCGACAAGGTTGTTGGCAATATCATCGAACTGGAACTGGATGCGATTGAGATCAACCCATTCCAGCCGCGTAGCAATTTCAATGAGGAATCACTACAGGAACTCGCCACTTCGATCAAGGAACTTGGTGTTATCCAGCCTATTACCGTACGGAAATTAGATTTTAACAAGTACCAGTTGATTTCAGGAGAGCGCCGTTTACGGGCTTCCAAAATTGCCGGACTGGCTGTAGTTCCTGCATACATACGTATTGCCAACGACAATGAATCGCTTGTAATGGCTTTGGTGGAAAACATCCAGCGCCACGATCTTGACCCTATTGAAATCGCTTTATCATATCAAAGGCTGATTGACGAAATCCAGCTCACACAGGAACAGATGAGTGACCGCGTCGGTAAAAAGCGTTCCACGATTGCCAATTATCTGCGTTTGCTGAAATTGGATCCGATCATCCAGACAGGAATCCGTGATGGTTTTATCTCGATGGGACATGGCCGCGCCATCATCAATATTGAAGATCTTGATGTACAGACGGACATTTACCAGAAAATCGTAAGCCAGAATCTTTCTGTCCGGGAAACAGAAGCCTTGGTCAAAAGTTATCAGGAAAGCCTGAAACCGAAACCTGCCGCTAAAGCCAAAGGCGCTGCATTTGCCATTGCCGATGAGCAGCAGAAAACCATTAACAATTATTTTGGCACCAAAGCCGAGGTAAAAATGGCCGGAAACGGTAAAGGGAAAATTACCATCCCATTCCATTCGGAAGAAGATTTCAACCGCATCCTTAAATTACTGCATAATTAG
- a CDS encoding rhomboid family intramembrane serine protease — translation MNNMTPVVKQLLIINIIVFIGAQLMGGNPIESNAAYQQLSLFYFENPHFKIWQPITSMFMHAPMPNIMHIAFNMIALVSFGSMLEHFWGAKKFLIFYFVCGLGAFLMHTGVNYYFFHEGLNALAAKGFSPDQVMQTLHQGKFNTSWQEALPVTQFNTFIDAYMGTAVGASGAIYGLLVAFAFMFPMAELAMFFIPIPIKAKYFVPGLIAVDLFLGLKGNSIFGDGGGGIAHFAHIGGALLGFIMMMSWRNNKFQNNRWN, via the coding sequence ATGAATAACATGACCCCGGTGGTGAAGCAGTTGCTCATCATCAATATTATTGTTTTTATTGGCGCGCAGCTCATGGGCGGCAATCCGATAGAATCTAATGCGGCTTACCAGCAGCTGTCCTTATTTTATTTTGAAAATCCACATTTTAAAATCTGGCAGCCCATAACCAGCATGTTTATGCACGCCCCGATGCCCAATATTATGCACATTGCATTCAACATGATTGCTTTGGTATCATTCGGCTCGATGCTGGAGCATTTCTGGGGTGCAAAAAAATTCCTGATTTTTTATTTCGTATGCGGATTGGGAGCTTTCCTGATGCATACGGGTGTGAATTATTATTTTTTTCATGAAGGACTCAATGCATTGGCGGCAAAAGGATTTTCTCCTGATCAAGTGATGCAGACTTTACATCAAGGAAAATTTAATACCAGTTGGCAGGAGGCATTGCCAGTTACGCAATTCAATACTTTTATAGATGCTTACATGGGTACCGCTGTCGGCGCGTCAGGAGCGATTTACGGACTGTTGGTCGCTTTTGCCTTTATGTTTCCGATGGCGGAATTGGCGATGTTTTTTATTCCTATTCCAATCAAGGCCAAATATTTTGTACCCGGACTGATTGCCGTCGACCTTTTCCTTGGACTTAAAGGAAATTCTATTTTTGGGGATGGTGGCGGAGGAATTGCCCATTTCGCCCATATTGGCGGAGCTCTTTTAGGATTCATCATGATGATGTCATGGCGTAACAATAAGTTTCAAAATAACCGTTGGAATTAA
- the dapB gene encoding 4-hydroxy-tetrahydrodipicolinate reductase yields MKIALLGYGKMGKVIERIALERGHGIVLRKGSNDTFDGLELADVAIDFSIPDAAVSNISACIERNIPVVSGTTGWLERYEDMVSLCKEKNGAFIYGSNFSLGVNLFFELNDHLAKMMAKFPQYRASLQEIHHTQKLDKPSGTAISLAKGIIENSGYKNWTLTEAKENDIAIEALREENVPGTHTVKYESGIDSIEITHTAHSREGFAFGAVIAAEWIAGKTGVFTMKDVLDL; encoded by the coding sequence ATGAAAATAGCACTTTTGGGATATGGTAAAATGGGCAAAGTGATCGAACGCATCGCTTTGGAGCGCGGCCATGGGATTGTGCTGCGTAAAGGCAGTAACGATACTTTTGACGGACTGGAATTGGCCGATGTGGCGATTGATTTCAGTATTCCCGATGCAGCCGTAAGCAATATTTCCGCTTGTATTGAACGCAATATCCCTGTGGTTTCAGGAACTACAGGCTGGCTGGAACGATATGAGGACATGGTATCGCTTTGCAAAGAGAAAAACGGTGCTTTTATATACGGTTCGAATTTCAGCCTGGGCGTGAACTTATTTTTTGAACTGAATGATCACCTGGCGAAAATGATGGCAAAATTTCCGCAATACAGAGCATCTTTGCAGGAAATCCACCATACGCAGAAACTAGACAAACCGAGTGGCACGGCGATTTCTCTGGCCAAAGGCATTATTGAAAATTCGGGTTATAAAAACTGGACATTAACGGAGGCGAAGGAAAATGACATTGCGATTGAAGCCTTACGTGAAGAAAATGTTCCCGGGACACATACCGTAAAATACGAGTCGGGAATCGATTCGATTGAGATTACACATACAGCGCACAGTCGCGAAGGATTTGCATTTGGAGCTGTAATCGCCGCGGAATGGATTGCCGGAAAAACAGGCGTTTTCACGATGAAGGATGTTTTGGATTTGTAA
- a CDS encoding WbqC family protein → MPILIHPTYFPSISSFAAMAQAEAVTLEMDDNFQKQTNRNRMYIYSPNGIQLLNIPVKHSRENAHQKTRDIKLETAFDWQKQHFKSLEAAYRSSPFFEYFEDAIMPVFEKKYTFLMDLNLDTMDIGSKCLRMDFRYSKTEEYFKDVETFQDFRYLANGKKDKMQLEPYTQVFGEKHGFINNLSILDLLFNEGRHALDYLKRQEVK, encoded by the coding sequence ATGCCCATCCTCATCCATCCAACATATTTCCCAAGCATCTCTTCTTTTGCGGCAATGGCCCAGGCAGAGGCGGTGACTCTGGAAATGGATGACAATTTCCAGAAACAGACGAATCGCAACAGGATGTACATTTACAGCCCGAACGGGATACAGTTGTTAAACATTCCTGTGAAACATTCTAGGGAAAATGCACACCAGAAAACGCGGGATATCAAATTAGAGACGGCATTCGACTGGCAGAAACAGCATTTCAAGTCCTTGGAAGCAGCCTACAGGAGTTCGCCTTTCTTTGAATATTTTGAAGATGCGATAATGCCGGTTTTTGAAAAAAAATACACCTTCCTGATGGACCTGAATCTGGATACTATGGACATTGGAAGCAAATGCCTGCGCATGGATTTCCGCTATTCGAAAACCGAAGAATATTTTAAGGACGTTGAAACATTTCAGGATTTCCGGTACCTCGCCAATGGAAAAAAAGATAAGATGCAATTAGAGCCTTACACGCAGGTTTTCGGAGAAAAGCATGGATTTATAAACAACCTTAGCATTTTGGACCTGCTCTTTAATGAAGGCAGGCACGCTTTGGATTATTTGAAAAGACAGGAAGTAAAGTAA
- a CDS encoding DUF5683 domain-containing protein produces MFRRITILSFCLLFSIFLSAQQKQNDVLIMADTVKRKPINPLAPAKAAFYSAILPGLGQAYNKRYWKIPIVYGALGTGIYFFADNNKKYHRFRDAYKVRLAGGKDEFDGQYSTATLLNAQKTFQRNRDLSFLITVGIYVLNIVDANVDAHLLQFNVNDNLSLRPDYYPTDINYRHNVGLSLNYQF; encoded by the coding sequence GTGTTCCGCAGGATTACCATATTGTCCTTTTGCCTGTTGTTCAGCATCTTTTTGTCTGCGCAGCAAAAGCAGAATGACGTGTTGATTATGGCTGATACCGTGAAACGAAAGCCCATCAATCCATTGGCACCAGCGAAAGCCGCGTTTTATTCTGCCATACTTCCTGGCCTCGGGCAGGCGTATAACAAACGCTATTGGAAAATCCCTATCGTGTATGGCGCATTGGGAACCGGGATTTACTTTTTTGCAGACAATAACAAAAAATACCATCGTTTCCGCGATGCATATAAAGTCAGGCTTGCTGGCGGAAAAGACGAATTTGACGGCCAGTACAGCACAGCTACTTTATTGAATGCCCAAAAAACATTCCAGCGTAACCGCGATTTATCCTTCCTGATCACCGTCGGGATTTATGTGCTGAATATTGTAGACGCTAATGTTGACGCACATTTATTGCAGTTTAATGTTAATGACAATTTATCACTGCGCCCTGATTATTATCCAACGGATATCAATTACAGGCACAATGTAGGCCTGTCCCTAAACTATCAATTCTGA
- a CDS encoding ParA family protein, with product MGKIIAIANQKGGVGKTTTSVNLAASLGVLEKKVLLIDADPQANASSGLGIDIENISIGTYQILEHSNTPEEAIIACTAPNVSVIPAHIDLVAIEIELVDKENREYMLKQALAGIKDQYDYILIDCAPSLGLLTLNALTAADSVVIPIQCEYFALEGLGKLLNTIKSVQKIHNPSLDIEGLLLTMFDSRLRLSNQVVEEVQKHFSDMVFNTVIQRNVKLSEAPSFGESIINYDATSKGATNYLHLAQEIIKKNS from the coding sequence ATGGGTAAGATTATTGCCATTGCCAACCAGAAAGGCGGCGTCGGAAAAACGACGACTTCTGTGAATCTGGCCGCCTCGCTCGGGGTACTTGAAAAAAAAGTATTACTTATCGATGCTGATCCGCAGGCGAATGCAAGTTCGGGCCTCGGCATCGACATTGAAAATATATCCATCGGGACCTACCAGATCCTGGAACACAGCAATACGCCGGAAGAGGCGATTATTGCCTGTACTGCACCGAACGTTTCTGTCATTCCCGCACACATCGATCTTGTAGCGATTGAAATCGAACTCGTTGACAAGGAAAATCGCGAATACATGCTCAAGCAGGCATTGGCAGGCATTAAAGACCAATACGATTATATACTGATTGATTGTGCGCCGTCATTGGGATTGCTGACTTTAAATGCATTGACCGCCGCAGATTCTGTGGTAATCCCGATCCAGTGTGAATATTTTGCATTGGAAGGGCTTGGGAAACTTCTGAACACCATCAAGAGCGTTCAGAAAATCCACAATCCGTCGCTCGATATTGAAGGTTTGCTGCTGACGATGTTTGACTCACGCCTGCGTTTATCCAACCAGGTAGTTGAGGAAGTACAGAAGCATTTCAGCGATATGGTTTTCAATACTGTGATCCAGCGTAATGTAAAACTGAGTGAAGCACCGAGTTTCGGGGAAAGCATCATCAATTATGACGCCACGAGTAAAGGCGCTACGAATTACCTGCACCTGGCGCAGGAAATCATCAAGAAAAACAGCTAA
- a CDS encoding endonuclease/exonuclease/phosphatase family protein: MKNLSLFNKIMFVCNIVLACCTFMAYLLPFMAPKLFPFLSVFTLCLPLILVLNLLFFCYWVVQFKRQMLLSGIALLIGITFINKFYKFSAPDYTPADGDFSVMSYNVRLFNKFEWSEKETVPIEISDFVKEKKPALLCIQEFSNARDFDYSAFPHRFIFSNGKKIKTGQAIFSKFKIINTGNIEFPDSNNNAIFADIIKGKDTIRVYNMHLQSIKISPDVHDISEDINEIDKKKSEMMFRRIGKAFRKQQLQAEIIMKHKQNCKYPIIICGDMNNSAFSYVYRNIKGDLNDCFVEAGKGFGKTYDFNYYPARIDYVFADEKFEVKMFSSYPEIVDSDHFPVMAVLSDKKQQ; this comes from the coding sequence ATGAAAAATCTTTCGTTATTCAATAAAATCATGTTCGTGTGCAACATTGTCCTGGCATGCTGCACTTTCATGGCGTATCTGTTGCCGTTTATGGCTCCAAAACTTTTTCCGTTCCTGTCGGTATTCACGCTTTGCCTGCCATTGATATTGGTGCTCAATCTGCTGTTTTTTTGCTATTGGGTAGTGCAGTTCAAAAGGCAAATGCTATTGTCGGGAATTGCATTGCTGATTGGGATTACCTTCATCAATAAGTTTTATAAATTTTCAGCACCGGATTATACGCCGGCCGATGGCGATTTTAGCGTGATGAGTTATAATGTGCGCCTTTTTAATAAATTCGAATGGTCGGAAAAGGAAACGGTGCCGATTGAAATTTCAGATTTCGTAAAGGAAAAAAAACCAGCACTGCTTTGCATACAGGAATTCTCAAATGCCAGGGACTTTGATTATTCGGCTTTCCCGCATCGTTTTATTTTTTCAAATGGAAAAAAAATTAAGACCGGGCAGGCCATTTTTTCAAAGTTTAAAATCATCAATACCGGAAATATCGAGTTCCCCGATTCAAACAACAACGCCATATTTGCGGATATCATCAAAGGAAAAGATACGATCAGGGTCTATAATATGCACCTGCAATCCATCAAGATCAGCCCCGATGTGCATGATATTTCTGAAGACATCAACGAAATCGACAAAAAGAAATCAGAAATGATGTTCAGGCGCATTGGCAAAGCTTTCAGGAAACAGCAGCTCCAGGCCGAAATCATCATGAAACACAAGCAAAACTGCAAATACCCGATCATCATTTGCGGTGATATGAACAACAGTGCGTTTTCATATGTTTATAGAAATATCAAAGGCGACCTTAACGATTGTTTCGTCGAAGCCGGGAAAGGGTTCGGGAAGACTTACGATTTCAATTATTATCCGGCAAGGATCGATTATGTTTTTGCCGATGAGAAGTTTGAGGTAAAAATGTTTAGCAGTTATCCGGAGATTGTAGATTCGGATCATTTTCCGGTGATGGCGGTGTTGTCTGATAAAAAGCAGCAGTAA
- the lepB gene encoding signal peptidase I, which yields MSLAEWFVFFLLLQVVHFAGTWRLYTKAGRKAWEAAVPVYNAIVLMKIINRPAWWTVLLFIPIVNLIMFPVIWVETIRSFGKNSTADTLLVLFTLGFYTYYLNYTQDLKHLEGRSLVAATKMGDTVSSLLFAIVVATIVHTYFIQPFTIPTASLERTLLVGDFLFVSKVNYGARTPMTTVAAPMVHDTLPIVKTKSYLNWPQLPYFRLPGFEDVKKNDIVVFNWPVDTVHVFFDKSGRKAVVKPIDKKSNYVKRCVGTPGDMVQAKDGILFVNGKEMQYSDRAKVQYMHRIFAAKEGVSSELLKTLGTNDYQRAYKVQVTSDDQFNMIRPYLTGAKENMVYTGPRGLPASVIQKAGIFAQEQYEPENFANLTLKEAETLRKNPTIDSVIRYKPATNDPRVFPHDSKWGEDNFGPITIPKRDATVQLTMGNLPLYKRIISVYENNKLEVKGSQIFINDKPATTYTFKMNYYWMMGDNRNKSEDSRYWGFVPEDHIVGKPVFIWMSIDGINDGFKNWSIRWDRLFTTVGGSGEPYSYFKFFLIALAAYFGISFFMNRKKEKTT from the coding sequence ATGAGTTTAGCAGAATGGTTCGTATTCTTTCTATTATTGCAGGTGGTACACTTTGCCGGAACCTGGAGATTGTACACTAAAGCGGGCCGCAAAGCCTGGGAAGCTGCAGTACCTGTTTACAATGCCATCGTATTGATGAAGATCATCAACCGCCCGGCCTGGTGGACTGTCTTGCTTTTCATTCCGATTGTGAACCTGATTATGTTCCCGGTAATCTGGGTGGAAACGATCAGGAGTTTCGGGAAAAATTCGACAGCTGATACGCTTTTAGTGCTTTTCACTTTAGGATTTTACACTTATTACCTGAACTATACGCAGGACCTGAAACACCTTGAAGGCAGGAGCCTTGTGGCAGCTACAAAAATGGGTGACACTGTAAGTTCATTGCTGTTTGCAATTGTAGTTGCTACCATTGTGCACACCTATTTTATACAACCTTTTACCATCCCGACGGCTTCATTGGAACGGACTTTACTGGTCGGGGATTTCCTGTTTGTATCCAAAGTGAACTATGGCGCCAGGACACCCATGACCACTGTTGCCGCACCAATGGTGCACGACACCTTACCGATCGTAAAAACGAAATCGTACCTGAACTGGCCCCAATTGCCTTACTTCAGGCTGCCAGGTTTTGAAGATGTGAAGAAAAATGACATTGTGGTCTTCAACTGGCCAGTGGATACAGTGCATGTCTTTTTTGATAAAAGCGGGCGCAAGGCGGTTGTAAAGCCGATTGATAAAAAGTCGAATTATGTGAAACGCTGCGTGGGCACACCGGGTGATATGGTACAGGCGAAAGACGGCATACTGTTTGTGAATGGCAAGGAAATGCAGTATTCTGACAGGGCAAAAGTACAGTATATGCACAGGATATTTGCTGCTAAGGAAGGCGTGAGCAGCGAATTACTGAAAACCTTAGGCACAAATGACTACCAACGCGCATACAAAGTACAGGTGACTTCTGATGATCAATTCAATATGATCAGGCCATACCTTACAGGAGCTAAGGAAAATATGGTATATACCGGCCCGCGCGGATTACCGGCTTCAGTGATACAAAAAGCCGGGATTTTTGCCCAGGAACAATATGAGCCGGAAAATTTCGCAAACCTGACCTTGAAGGAAGCAGAGACATTGCGGAAAAATCCAACAATCGATTCTGTAATACGATATAAGCCAGCAACCAACGACCCGCGCGTTTTCCCGCACGATTCCAAATGGGGTGAAGATAATTTCGGCCCGATTACGATTCCCAAGCGCGATGCCACAGTACAATTGACAATGGGAAACCTGCCGCTTTACAAGCGCATTATATCCGTATATGAAAATAATAAGCTTGAAGTGAAAGGCAGCCAGATCTTCATTAACGATAAGCCAGCGACCACTTATACCTTCAAAATGAATTATTACTGGATGATGGGAGACAATCGCAACAAATCAGAAGACAGCCGCTATTGGGGCTTTGTACCTGAAGACCATATCGTCGGCAAACCCGTATTCATCTGGATGAGTATTGATGGCATCAATGACGGGTTCAAGAACTGGAGCATCCGTTGGGACAGGCTTTTCACGACTGTTGGCGGCAGCGGCGAGCCTTATTCGTATTTTAAGTTTTTCCTGATCGCACTGGCCGCCTATTTCGGGATCAGTTTTTTTATGAACAGGAAGAAAGAAAAAACAACTTAA
- a CDS encoding SDR family oxidoreductase, whose translation MDFSKKMLRDGALENKVIVVTGGGSGLGKAMTKYFLELGANVAITSRDLSKLEKTASELESETGGTRGGAERSGAKCLPLQCDVRDYKQVENMLDSVIAAFGKVDVLLNNAAGNFISPTERLSANAFDTIIDIVLKGSKNCTLAFGKHWIDTKKTDNVILNIVTTYAWTGSAYVVPSATAKAGVLAMTRSLAVEWAKYGIRSNAIAPGPFPTKGAWDRLLPGDLAEKFDMAKKVPLKRVGDHQELANLAAYLVSDFSAYVNGEVITIDGGEWLKGAGQFNLLEAIPEEMWDILETMIKAKKSN comes from the coding sequence ATGGACTTCTCAAAAAAAATGCTGCGCGACGGTGCGCTTGAAAATAAGGTAATTGTGGTTACCGGCGGCGGAAGCGGACTCGGCAAGGCAATGACAAAATACTTCCTCGAACTTGGTGCCAATGTGGCCATCACCTCGCGTGATTTATCAAAGCTCGAAAAAACGGCATCAGAACTTGAAAGTGAAACCGGAGGAACCCGAGGCGGAGCCGAACGGAGCGGAGCTAAATGCCTTCCCCTGCAATGTGATGTGCGCGATTACAAGCAGGTTGAAAACATGCTTGATTCGGTTATTGCGGCATTCGGGAAAGTGGATGTATTGTTGAACAATGCCGCCGGGAATTTCATTTCGCCTACTGAAAGATTGTCGGCAAACGCATTTGATACCATTATCGATATCGTCCTGAAAGGAAGTAAAAATTGCACGCTGGCCTTCGGGAAGCATTGGATTGATACCAAAAAAACCGACAATGTCATTTTGAATATCGTCACAACATACGCCTGGACAGGCTCTGCTTATGTCGTTCCGAGTGCCACTGCCAAAGCCGGCGTGCTTGCCATGACCCGAAGCCTCGCTGTGGAATGGGCGAAATACGGCATCCGCTCCAATGCCATTGCTCCCGGCCCTTTCCCGACCAAAGGCGCCTGGGACCGGTTGTTGCCGGGTGATCTGGCGGAAAAATTCGATATGGCGAAAAAAGTGCCTTTGAAACGTGTCGGCGACCACCAGGAACTGGCGAACCTTGCTGCGTATCTGGTTTCTGATTTTTCGGCTTATGTAAATGGCGAAGTTATCACGATTGATGGTGGCGAATGGCTTAAGGGCGCGGGGCAATTCAACCTGCTGGAAGCGATTCCGGAAGAAATGTGGGATATACTCGAGACGATGATTAAGGCAAAGAAATCGAATTAG
- a CDS encoding rhomboid family intramembrane serine protease, which translates to MGLLDDLKVQYRMGGITQRLIFWNIGIFLISLFFYEFRLGVFIFPDWLALSSDPLTVAIHPWTLISYAFLHSGFLHLLFNMLVLNYSGMLFLTFFKEKQLVGLYILSAVFSGIVFSTAYFLMGQQSTIVGASAAIMAVLMATTTYSPKMPIRLLLIGRVQLWHMTAVILIIDLMQLMIENTGGHISHLAGAFFGFIYIKMLQNGTDLSKIITGISDWVVNISKPSNPKPFKKVHRNYNTKQNPTASKLIGRDKKQQQIDDILDKISRSGYESLTQEEKDFLFNAGK; encoded by the coding sequence ATGGGATTATTAGATGATTTGAAAGTGCAATACCGGATGGGCGGGATTACCCAGCGCCTGATTTTCTGGAATATCGGTATTTTCCTTATTTCATTGTTCTTTTATGAATTTCGCCTGGGGGTTTTCATTTTTCCCGATTGGCTGGCGTTGTCATCAGACCCGCTTACCGTAGCAATTCATCCCTGGACATTAATCAGTTATGCCTTTTTGCACAGCGGATTCCTTCATCTGCTGTTTAATATGCTCGTGTTGAATTATTCCGGCATGTTATTCCTTACATTTTTCAAAGAAAAGCAGTTGGTTGGATTGTATATTCTGAGTGCGGTATTTTCGGGAATCGTTTTTAGTACGGCCTATTTCCTTATGGGGCAACAGTCTACAATTGTAGGCGCTTCGGCAGCAATTATGGCGGTACTGATGGCGACCACTACCTACAGCCCGAAAATGCCGATACGATTGCTTTTAATCGGAAGGGTGCAATTATGGCATATGACGGCAGTGATCCTGATTATAGACTTAATGCAACTCATGATCGAAAATACCGGTGGCCACATATCACACCTTGCCGGCGCTTTTTTCGGATTTATATATATTAAAATGCTGCAAAATGGCACCGATCTCAGTAAAATTATTACGGGCATTTCTGACTGGGTTGTGAACATTTCCAAACCATCAAATCCAAAGCCATTTAAAAAAGTCCATCGCAATTACAACACAAAGCAAAACCCAACCGCATCTAAACTCATCGGCAGGGATAAAAAACAGCAGCAAATTGATGATATTCTTGATAAGATCAGCCGTTCCGGTTATGAGAGCCTGACTCAGGAAGAGAAGGATTTTCTGTTCAATGCCGGAAAATAA
- the mutL gene encoding DNA mismatch repair endonuclease MutL, producing MSSIIQLLPDHVANQIAAGEVVQRPASVVKELLENAVDAKATDIKLIIKDAGKSLVQVIDNGLGMSVTDARLCFERHATSKIRQAEDLFSLHTKGFRGEALASIAAIAHVEMKTRPDQEELGTHIVIEGSKFMSQDVAVLPKGTSFAVKNLFFNIPARRNFLKSDIVEQRHIIDEFLRVVMAHPNIHFTLYHNGSEVFNLPQSNIRQRIVNIFGGKTNEKLVPVKETTDIVSIQGFVSKPEFSKKSRGEQFFFVNDRFIKSGYLHHAVMAAYEGLLKDGCQPAYYLYLDVPPHTIDINIHPTKTEIKFDDEHALYAILRSAIKHSLGQFNVAPVLDFERDPNLDTPYDYKNQEASVPLIQVDANFNPFSDDKPSKPSYSTYKKPDTSHWEGLYVGLRQETETLTAPVEIHFEQEEVTASLFDDHEQEQQTVKLFQIHKKYIVNPIKSGMIIVDQQRAHQRILYEKFLTNMTVRQAASQQLLFPLTLYFSRQEIELIAELQESLVNTGFVFESMADDHAVISGLPVNVAESEVSILLEQLLGDLQDGIPDSSFSQNDSIAKSMARSLAVKTGTFLNEKEQENIVNGLFACKDPNVSPFHKPTFITMRVEDLDKKFAL from the coding sequence ATGTCGAGTATTATCCAATTGCTCCCCGATCATGTCGCCAACCAGATTGCCGCCGGAGAAGTCGTTCAAAGACCCGCTTCAGTAGTAAAAGAACTGCTTGAAAACGCTGTTGATGCAAAAGCGACTGACATCAAATTAATTATCAAGGATGCCGGAAAATCATTGGTACAGGTCATTGACAACGGTTTGGGAATGAGCGTTACCGATGCGAGGCTCTGCTTCGAGCGCCATGCTACTTCCAAAATACGCCAGGCTGAAGATTTATTTTCATTGCATACCAAAGGATTCCGCGGAGAGGCACTCGCCTCGATTGCTGCTATTGCTCATGTAGAAATGAAGACGCGCCCGGACCAGGAAGAGCTTGGAACGCACATCGTGATTGAGGGCAGTAAATTCATGTCGCAGGATGTGGCTGTGTTGCCGAAAGGAACATCATTTGCAGTTAAAAACCTGTTTTTCAACATTCCTGCAAGGCGCAATTTCCTGAAATCGGATATTGTCGAGCAGCGCCATATTATTGATGAATTCCTGAGGGTGGTAATGGCGCATCCAAACATTCATTTCACTTTATACCACAATGGCAGCGAGGTTTTTAACCTGCCTCAATCAAATATCAGGCAACGGATTGTAAATATTTTCGGTGGGAAAACCAACGAAAAGCTGGTGCCTGTAAAAGAAACCACCGACATCGTCTCGATACAGGGATTCGTTTCCAAACCTGAATTTTCAAAGAAGAGCAGGGGAGAGCAGTTTTTCTTTGTCAACGATCGTTTCATTAAGAGCGGTTACCTGCACCATGCGGTGATGGCCGCTTATGAAGGTTTGCTCAAAGACGGCTGCCAGCCCGCATATTACCTATATCTCGATGTGCCGCCACATACCATCGACATCAACATCCATCCGACAAAAACGGAAATTAAATTTGATGATGAGCATGCATTGTATGCCATTCTGAGATCGGCTATAAAACACAGCCTGGGACAGTTTAACGTGGCACCGGTATTGGATTTTGAACGCGACCCGAACCTGGATACGCCTTATGATTATAAAAACCAGGAAGCGTCTGTTCCGCTAATTCAGGTCGATGCAAACTTCAATCCGTTTTCGGATGACAAACCATCTAAGCCATCCTATTCCACTTATAAAAAACCGGATACTTCGCATTGGGAAGGCTTGTACGTTGGGCTTCGGCAGGAAACCGAAACCCTCACTGCGCCTGTTGAAATCCATTTTGAGCAAGAAGAAGTCACGGCTTCTCTGTTTGACGACCATGAGCAGGAGCAGCAGACCGTCAAACTGTTCCAGATCCATAAAAAATACATTGTCAATCCGATCAAATCCGGAATGATTATCGTCGACCAGCAGCGCGCGCACCAACGCATCTTATATGAAAAGTTCCTTACAAATATGACTGTAAGGCAGGCTGCGAGCCAACAATTGCTTTTTCCGCTGACGCTGTATTTTTCAAGGCAGGAAATAGAATTGATTGCCGAACTCCAGGAGTCATTAGTCAATACAGGTTTCGTTTTTGAAAGTATGGCGGATGACCATGCCGTAATTTCAGGGCTGCCTGTCAATGTTGCCGAAAGCGAAGTCTCGATATTGCTGGAACAATTATTGGGAGACCTGCAGGACGGTATACCGGACAGCAGTTTTAGCCAGAATGACAGCATCGCCAAATCGATGGCGCGAAGCCTGGCCGTGAAGACCGGAACATTTTTAAATGAGAAAGAACAGGAAAACATTGTCAATGGATTATTTGCATGTAAAGACCCGAACGTGTCGCCTTTCCATAAACCTACTTTCATCACGATGCGGGTGGAAGACCTGGACAAAAAATTTGCCTTATGA